The genomic interval AGTTCCAGCTACAGtacaaaaatcatatttttcgttGTCAAAATTACTAATTTCCTCCGTAACAATGGAATGAAGGCAGGTGAGAGGTAGGGAGAGGAAAGCGTTTGGCGAAtttaaacaaatgaatatttacttGACAATTGttattgacagtaatgacacatttttattacactagcgcCACCATTGGTAAATGGCagaactaaatttttgtttctaaaatttaGATGCGATTCGAACTTCTTATTAGGTATGTTCTATGATATCACCTACCTGTGTACCGAAATCTGAAGGAAATGTGGTGGCAATTCAGAAATTGATGACgaataaaatattgacattgacagtaatgacacatttttattacactaacATCACCATTGGTAAGTTGCataactaaatttgtgttgccgGGAATTACATACAAGTTGACCTTCTTTTTGGGGCTCTGTGACTACAACGCTCCTAGAAACTCTATCATTACCTAAACTAACCAGCGCATGCGCATCTGGTattttttaaaggaattttcatgaaaataactCATATGTAACTGCTCATAAGCGTataaaaagctcaaaaatagaagaaaaatttaagcTTGAGCTTGAATGACGAGGTAAAAAGATAACATTGAAGGTGTTTCATTGTTAACTATTTtcaaatctcaaaaaaattattatttccaatttaataAGATAGTTTCagagaaaaaatgattaaacccaaaaatttactTGGATCGTGTAGAgacacaataaaaacaaattttccattgttttttcataaaaagaagCTTTTTAGGTGGCTtcgcaaaaaatttaatttcttgttCTTCCACaactggaaatatttttcacactGTCAGTTTCATTCAATTTCCTCAAATTTCGCAACTCTGCAGGCTTAGAAATAAGACAAATTCTGTTAGGATATGTATCAATAAATGAATCGCTAACTCATGTAATGTTCAGACATGATGTTGATCTACTGCCCGACTGtcccatagacaaagaaaataGCAATGTTTCGTAACACTCCCTGAAtctcattaaaatttcaatcacCTTTAGGCCCCCACATATCTGCCACTCACACTTAGTACACACgtagttaattttgtctaaaagcaagcgaatattttcacaactttctttcatcttcacagaatgagcaactggtgtagacggttttaaatttccattgtgCTTTTAAACTGTACttagacgagtcaataaataggcgccaCTCACTGAGACtatgctcaatatcaagttccttcatTAGACAATCAATATCCTTACATGCacacaacgaattttccatactagagaatgcagaaaatgtagcatttctttcctaaaggtcgtaatttttgtctctttgACGAACAAGTTCCATTCATTAAAACgggaaacaaaaaattcagaCTGTTGCTTTCATAACCCCAAATCACGTtctaaatcattcaactcactttgaacaatcaaatgtggctTGCCCGAAATGGTATTTGGAGTAAAAATAGGCTCGGTGCATTGTTCTTAGGAGCTTCCTGATGATATgttgtctccagtatcttctaaaacaatatttagtgGATCTAGAAAGCGCAATCGGtactggtaaatcttcgttatggggAACAGGTCGTTTAGCAGAtggcaaatttggatactcgatcttgtgctttcctttcttagaataaccttcagcagtcgtcaaaatggttagtaggTTTCCACGTTACCATTGTAATTTCAAAAGGCATACTTTTTTTCTTCCCATACATCCACTGCACCAATGAGACGCTACAACTAACTCAACACGCGTGGGAGGCAcactgcttgtcttggtctccaattaaagtaccaaaatatttgaaatgggcttttatcacatttttggaaaatgacttgcgatttcaccataaattctccacaaatatagcaaaatgtTTGCAACTGCGGCGCGTTTGACTCGACATTTTCGTCTCTATAATtactttttgcactatgaatGGAGAACCACTTACTATGAAAATCAACAGAATGTTAttgttaatgttatttttatgtttattattctgaataatacagttcaggtattttttcggtcataaaatttaccgatattaaCCGTCACTTTATAAAATGACCAACCTGTTAATGTAGTACGTGTTAggatttaataaatatttttttctattattggacgggtatttccattttaaaaattaagcTCTCGTCAGTGTTACAAAAATCTTGTCGACCAGTGTAATTGTAGTAAATACTACTACAGCATAGTGATATTTACTTcttatttaacaataaaatatatttttttgtatcaaaaatatgggaacaaataaaatagaaatgattggtttcgttttattttttaataaaaaaaatagtgaccgctttacaaacatattttgagtaaaaatcaaaattttataaattttgccAATAGGAACTGAATAAGCCAATATAGAATCGTTTCCTTCTTATCAATTAATCCATATTTCTACattattgattctattatttacatattaaatTAGGAAGTAACTCAAGAcgttatttcattataatttattttcaaggaTAATTTGCCCCAATAATGGAAAAATGGCATCAATCACTTTTCTTAGTATAATGTCTAAAGTTCGATTGGAAGCGATGTGTTGGGGAGCAGGAACTGCTTTGGGAGAATTACCACCATATTTCATGGCAAGAGCGGCAAGGCTTTCTGGGTAAGTATTTTAATCATATATCCTTTGAATCTACTTTTAGTAACTTACttcatacaaattattattattggaaaaatatggtattattttatatagtgATTTTCggttatttaaattgataaactGTTGGAGAACTAAAAATCACAAACGCACttttatcatattatttcaTTCAGATAATAGTTCGGCAAGTACTTTGGTGATGGGTTAACTAAACAGTTTATGTGTCTAccttaatttattttaattaattattttatcaattaatttatgGATGTGCCATTTGCTTGTTTAATTATGATGACAATACATGGATCACAAGATAAATCCACTAAACAATCGACCATTTAGTGGTAGTTAATTGAAGTGCTTTGTAAAATCTGTTTTGTTAATATGGGGCAAAAACTTGGACATATAATAGAAAGATGTTccagaaaattcaaatttctatcGACGGGTACCTACGAgttatttgtacattttttgtccaGATAGAAGAAGAGATAAACTACGGAAACCGGCAACGAACATAACACGACaagtatttaattataatacaacAGTCAGAAGGAAGATTGTCCTGTACGAATATGGAGAAGAACTATCGACAAAGAATTGCAACAGATAAATATGGAAAGAGGCTACGGAAATAGCCAAAAACGGAAGAAAATGGAGAACCATCATTAAGTAAATTAGACGGAACCCACAAAACGACGAATGAGGATAGCGACCTCATCATTTTACCACAGCTGCTGAAACACCCGACAGGTGCCCTTTGCTCCTTTGGGAAGTATAAGACGATACTGATGAATTGAACTGCTATATAAAGGCACTGTCTACAATTCACAGATGGCATAGTAATATTCTGTATAAACGTTTTCTGAGACATTTATAAAAAGCGTGACGGATTAGCGGTTGTGCCACCAAAGTTGTTAGATTAATTATtagagaaaatcaatttttctcaaatcttTGAAAAGAATAGAGACATTTTGCAGTTTCATTTACAATATACATTCATTTGTCGTCTGTTATTGAATCTATTCGCAgtggaaaaactaaaatatcaaaattgctaaattttttaaacagaatgTTCGCTTAAATgtaaatggttaggttaggttaggtacgagagggccgagagccattcttattgggacacccggtacatagATAGCTCGCATTCTATTAGAAGTTTTTGATAAGTGGATAAAGCATCTAAAACACCTCGGCTTGCTTTTGaacttctgtcaaaatttgtcattttcaacaaattgttcCATAATTTCAGTTATAGTAGTCAAACTCCTTTTTACTAACACCAACGAACGTTCTTAGTGATCTTCTTCAAAATCActactatcaatatttttggtttctttttgCTCAGTTAATTTCTTGAGCTCATCATTAGAAAACCCAGCTAATGTTTCTCGAACTATTTCTTCCACGATTTCCACATTTACCTCATCTAAACCGGTTTGTTTCGCTAATTCCACTATTTCATTCATATCGACAGATTGTCCAATGTCTTCGCTCTTACTTAAATCTGGCTAAATGTTTTTCCATACTCCTTTCAAAGATCTTTCCGATACCTCATTCCAAGAAAGGTTTATGTTTTCTACAGCATTCACGATAttgtagtttttcaaaattttcttattgtatACTTCTCTTCTCCGtctcttttttcaaatatttgcttAAATGTACGCCGCAATTAATAAGCCTTAAATTgatgttgaaattgaaattggTACATTGGTTGGATTAAGACAGTTGTGTTAGGCGGCAAGAAAACGACTTCGGCTTGAATGCATGTTGTTAAGTCTGATAAATTTGTTGGTTCAATTTGTTCAAGttgtttaatttcataataagGTTTAACAGACGGGCAGAAATGTTCAGTGAGCCAATCctggaaaattttcatagttatccatgatttttttattagactGTCAAATTACAGGCTATGTTGATTTAGATATGCCTTTCATCGCTCTTGAAATTTTGGGGTAGTAAACTAATAGTGGTTTTAATTGAAATGTCACTTGCATCAGCctgaatgtaattaaaaattcatctaGCTCTTTACATTATGAAAGATTGGCTTAACGGCATATTGTGTTCAATTTCGTCGTCAATCCATATAGACAGtcgtttttccatttcttctaTAATGTTATTTCTAGAATGGGTAATTCTAGTTACAGAGCTTGAAGTAGTTGCACTTGCCGATGacagtttttttctttattcttaagGATTGTCCTTATTGTTAAAGTTACCAAATTCAATGCTGTGTTAATTTGAGATAGACGTTCACCAATATCTAATCAATTGCTCTTCAGTTTTCAGTGAAATGCTTTTTCTAGTTGcttcattttcttgttttttatgaTCACCCatgataaaaacataatatttgtcATATAAAagacgtatggaaaggtgtgtcgAGAAGAGAGGAGAATCATTTTGATAATagaaccctttttcgtaaccagtctcgttatttaatagccacacctagtatttttgcttataaatgatgatatcaaaatattttagtacttttttcattcctacaattttttgtcaaacatttttTAGTTGCAGTGGGATATTTGGCTCTGTATTCACTTACAACTGGaaactaatattatttttgatctttttgAGTAGTTAATCTATTAATATAAACTTATGTTAAATGAACAGCTCTTCGTCTACTTCATTTACTGCCTGCAGATTGTTCATAATTCCTAGaccatttgaataatttttaatccacGTGTTTAGTttctaaaaaatctttattagtatgaaatgtattgaaaaatttcaacgaattccaattaatagaaaaaacaatattcttgttttcaaaatttttaactttGCCATCTGTATTAATAATATACCCtttgaataaatcaaattctGAATCTTATGTTATATgatatttttggataaaaaatataagagcCGCTATTTCAGAATTTAAATACCATAAGTGATTTTTAAATCTATGTAAAACAACTTccgaaaatttttatcaatcgTTCTGTATtaataaacaacttttaaaaattgtaaatctaATTTGGAGAAAGTGCTACACGAGGCACCGTAAACCAAAAAGGCGCATAGTTAAACTATGAATAAACAAATatctaatagatttttttttcagttgtgtATCTAGTTCTTTCTTTTATTTGGTTTTATCGAAAGTACCTCAATTTTTCTGGAACTTCTTTGACAATGGAACATTTGGCCCAAATTCAAAATTAGCTCGTAAATGTGATGTCTGCAAGGTCTCCAAAGTGATCGCCGTTCCACTTCGACAAACCAGACTTGAGTTAGTTGTATCGCAACAAACTACTTTGATATTATCAGTAATTTCCGTCCTTGAACCGCATTTGAAAATTGCATGTGCCTTACTTGTGTGTACTTACCCATCTGGTAATCTGGTAACACTGATacacttaatattttttctatggtACTACTTTTAAGCATAATTGTTACTTTGTCTATCTTTTCGCAAAAGAAAAgtcatcagatatcaattttccATCTTAATGCATTACCAACTTCAATACAGTCAAATTCTCGTTTTATTCGTTCACCAGCTTCTCTTCTAATTTCGATCGGTACTCATTGAATGacgttttgttcaaatttaaaGCACTGGTGTTAACTCCCAGGACTTCTGGTATAACTGATATTAGTCGAACAGAATTTCTATAAGAAATATTGCAATTATATAAAGCAGCTCCAACGTctttagtgaaaatattaacaGTTTCTCCTTCATTTTTAGCTTCATAGTTTCCTCCTTGAACTTCAAACATTCACAGTGTGTTTTGGTAAGAAGTAAATGTAGCTGTCTCACCACTTAAAGCTTGCCCATCCTCAAAGTCGGATCGTTAGTGCTTTAAGATGGTAAAGTCACATATAAAGAGTAAataagaaaatgataatttcaagtTTATCAACCGAGAGAGGTTATAGATTAATACGTGATTGTGTTTAGATGTTTGTGTAATTGCCTTatatttttacgaatttttttttaaacggtagattttatggaaaaaagcattcagatattttttctaGAGTATTAAATGTCCTGTAAGAAATATCTGCTTAAGTATTTTTAGCTACACTTGTTTCAATGGAAACAAATTTACTTCATTAAGTATAAAAATTCCATGTTGTTTAAATAcgaagtatattttttataggtcGTAACGTGAAAATTTTAGAGATTAAAAAATAGAgccaaaaattgagttttagtTAAAGACGATGCGTTCAAAAACAagaacatcaaattattttcatgtttatgtCCAACTATTTTGgtaatattcatttttagaaTAGATcctgatgatgatgatgaagaccTTAAGGCATTTGAGGAATTGGAAAAGAAACGGAAAAATAATAGAGACGAATTAACTTTGAtggaaaaaggaaaattgtTCATTGAGGAAATAGTGCAAAAAGTAGGATTTCTGGGGATATTAGCGTGTGCTAGTGTAAGTTATCTAATTAAcctcatataaaaattaaagtttaaaaaataggtaaaaattaacatttccacctatttcggtctttatcaaaatatgatttgacatttACATTTGGCGTGATTAAGTATTTCGATCAATAGATCACTTATAacatgaatatatataaaataaaatcaaaatacaaaccTGTTTTAACGAATCAAATTTTTGCTTAATtcttacatttcaaaaataaattttactcaaattgtttagatcttttttatcattgtcaGCTTTCTCCTTCTTATATATGTTAATtccgtttcaaaaatttgtgaattttttaattaaatatgttttttttgttatttcaagaTTTGTTAATGCAGTTTAATTAGTTTTATGGTATTGATGTCTTTTTAATCTAAtttataaatactgagatgtctgtcctatgtaaacagcatcaCGATCATTATaagattataatatttttattttgttttaatgttattgttaatttgttgttaattaatcaatattcataattaattttattattttcttccatttttattacgaatttaagttttttatgataagaattgaattttttatttatgatttttggtACGGCAGTAATGTAATCATCTACATAATGGAAAacgaatggaatatttatattacgcTAAAGGTAATGAAATACAcggaaaatagaatttttataaattgttcacATACATAGAAACGACAAaactatcaatgataaaaaagacccaAACAATTTGGGTGAAACTTATAATTGAGATATGACAACTtaagatgaaaaaatgaatctggactatattatattaaataaatcttttgTGATGCATCTTTTGAATATTCCCATTAGATTTGCAATAAGTATTTCCAAGATGTAAAGTACATATTCAACATATCACTATAGTTTTGAAAGTTTTGGcacaatttttctaattttttcttcatattcattTGCATTGTTTTGTTATTTCTCTATAAATTCTTCTGTTgtcctaatctaacctaacctaatatcACTCCTGTattgtttattttccttttgCATTCTCCAATcttatttccaaatatattaaaattttaatttttttacgtgTTGTGAGACTCAATTCTAGCGgttcttcaaactacaaaagagagctgttagatattacTCGGACTAAATAGCAGGGTTCACTGCCGGGACTTCTTTGAAGGATGAAAAATACTAACtgaaaggtcgttgcacggctatccccTTAGGAACGCGAGCACTACCTTTATCTACcgactccacgttcagaattagttaagggctcaatattttgcaatgcaaaaaaatgcacaatcacttgccaattgaaatcaaatcgatataatcttttccctcattttgcaataatttgagggcatatttactgaaaagtgccttctactctgtgaACGACttctttctaataataatatttaattcttggcatgctgcatactgctTTAATTTTGGCTATGAACTTATGTACTAATTATTGCCTAtcactattacctataattttgttatttattgtggatttcttctgtatattaaaatttcatttcatttgcatctttattcagttatttttatgttggctctttattttttacaagcttttgtctacaaattgtaagaatttttagacaataatgaatttctctctctctctctctctctctactctaaatatcctttttttaagttctcttttcttcttttttcttgaattcaatcctgttaatattaatatttttatttttccttttaattccTTATCTctttaaattcttcattttctttcaaaatattttgtttcacaatttatctttattttccaaattttatgcATAATTCTCTTCTGATCTTCCATATTTCTTACTTATCATTTCTTTAAatcgttcaattttttttattgtatatttttaacaatgtcACTGTTATCTCGACTTTGTTGCTTCTAATATAATTCCTAGTctcgaattttaatatttaaatttatagattatatcaaaattatacaaattattttgtcaaataaaatggaaatgtaattaattaattaattaaatttttgttgagtttctctTTATTTATGGATCCTCGCATTGACTTGTTATGAAAAATTCGTCtataactattaaaaatttaagttttcGAAATCGAATTTCTATTAATTGTTaacaaaaatggaaagaaaatatcaattaaccGATGTCAGTCCTCATAATTTAAAGTCTTTTTACTTCCTTATTACTAcacaaataaaagtaattttcacCAGAATGATATCAAatactattttaaatttaattgagtcttattaagatatttttatttttcatacagCCTCACACAtgttttttattcgtttttgaaTTACCGTGGTATTTTTGCAACTGAACTTTTTGCATTAAAATGTGCTCCATCCGAAAATTCTATGGCATTATTTTTAAACAGTatggatttaaaaattttgttgcaaactaaatttttcatttttcagatTCCAAATCCCCTGTTCGATTTGGCTGGTATAACTTGCGGACATTTCTTAGTACCATTCTGGACATTCTTCGGAGCTACCCTTATAGGAAAAGCTGTGATAAAGATGCACATCCAAAAAATGTTTGTGATAATAGCATTCAACGAAACCTTGATAGAAACAGCCTTAGATTGGCTCAAATTAGTTCCTTTTGTAGGAACAAAGTTACAAGTACCATTTAAGTCCTTTTTAGAtggacaaaaacaaaaattacataaaaactcagccaaaaatatttcagaagGTGGCGGCAACGTATTAGgctctatttttgaaaaatttgtcattgcaatggtattatattttgttatttctataGTGAATTCATTCGCGCAATCTTATCATAAAAgaatacacaaaaaaaagaatattaaagctagtaaaaattgaatatataaaaattaatgatcatgaaatgttattaaaaaagtcaAAACATTTGTATTGGTAATggtgattattttcaaattttatgttcatTATGTTTAAAT from Diorhabda sublineata isolate icDioSubl1.1 chromosome 8, icDioSubl1.1, whole genome shotgun sequence carries:
- the LOC130447951 gene encoding vacuole membrane protein 1, with translation MVGHTKKKDATGNHQMNGGSTQHRSKKQNDTQKKEKEKKERESLVLWRKPLTTAEYFFRECTELASLYGKKFLANKVILGVISIVVVFLYILINSKGPHQSLVQGMYKKVLWCLYWVGLGILSSVGLGTGLHTFLLYLGPHIAQVTLAAYECGSLDFPEPPYPDEIICPNNGKMASITFLSIMSKVRLEAMCWGAGTALGELPPYFMARAARLSGIDPDDDDEDLKAFEELEKKRKNNRDELTLMEKGKLFIEEIVQKVGFLGILACASIPNPLFDLAGITCGHFLVPFWTFFGATLIGKAVIKMHIQKMFVIIAFNETLIETALDWLKLVPFVGTKLQVPFKSFLDGQKQKLHKNSAKNISEGGGNVLGSIFEKFVIAMVLYFVISIVNSFAQSYHKRIHKKKNIKASKN